Genomic DNA from Parvivirga hydrogeniphila:
TCATCTCGGCAAGCGTGGCGTCATCGACGGTCGGCACCGGGGAGTACGCTCCCATGCCACCGGTGTTCGGCCCCTCGTCGTTGTCGCGCACGCGCTTGTGGTCCTGCGCGGGCACCATCGGCACCACCGTCGTGCCGTCCGTGAACGCGAGCAAGGAGCACTCCTGGCCTTCGAGCAGGTCTTCGAGGACCACGACCTCTCCAGCATCGCCGAACGCTCCCGAGAAGCACTCCTCGATGGCGTGCATCGCCGTCTCGAGGTCGCGCGCGACGGTCACGCCCTTGCCGGCGGCGAGCCCGTCGGCCTTCACGACGATCGGCGCGCCGTGCTCCGCGAGGTACGCGCCCGCGTCCTCGCGGTTCTCGAACATCTCGGCCGGCGCGGTGGGGATCCCGTGCTCGAGCATCAGCCGCTTGGCGAACCACTTCGAGCCTTCCAGCTCGGCCGCTGACGCCTTCGGCCCGAAGCACGGGACGCCGGATGCGGCCAGCAGGTTCGCGAGCCCGCTGACGAGCGGGGCCTCTGGTCCGACGACCACGAGATCGACGCCGCCGATGCGGTTCACGACCTCGAGCACGTTGCCGGGGTCTTCGAGGTCGACCGGCACGTTCATCGCGATCTCGGCCGTGCCGCCGTTTCCTGGGGCGCAGAAGAGCTCAGGGGCGTGACGCGATTCGGCAAGCGCTCTGACGATCGCATGTTCGCGACCGCCTCCGCCAACGACGAGGACGCGCATGGGGACCTCCTTGGAAGACCACGGCTCGCACGGCACCGTGCGCCGCGCGGTACGGGTATCTTAGCAGAGCACGCGACGCACCCGCGGTCGTCAGCGGCGAGCGGGGGCGGGGGCGGGGGATCCGGCGCTCAGACAGTCCTCGCCGGGGCCCCTCGGACGACATGCGGCGTCACCACGACGCCGCCTGTCGTTCTCCCCCGGCTGCGGAACTCGCGGCGGACCCCGCCCCCGACCCTACGCCCCGGCCCTACATGCGCCCTTCCCAGCGACGCATGATGGTCTGCTCGCGGCTCGGACCGACGGCGATGATCGAGATGGGCACCTCGGCGAGGTCTTCGAGGAAGGTGATGTAGTCGCGCGCGGCCTTCGGCAGCTCTTCGAACGTGCGGCAGCCGGAGATGTCCTCGTCCCAGCCGGGCAGCTCCTCGTAGATGGGTCGCGCGTGATGGAAGATCGACTGGTGGCACGGCAGGTCGTTGTAGCGGCGCCCGTCGTGCTCGTACGCCACGCACACCTTTATGGTCTTGAGCCCGGAGAGCACGTCGAGCTTCGTGATCGCGAGGTCTGTAAGGCCGTTCACCTGCACGGCGTACCGCACGATCACCGCGTCGTACCACCCGCAGCGGCGTTGCCGGCCGGTGGTGGTGCCGTACTCGCCGCCGACGCGCGTCAGAAGCTCGCCCGTCTCGTCGTGCAGCTCGGTGGGGAACGGCCCGGAGCCGACGCGCGTGATGTACGCCTTGGCGATGCCGAGCACCCGGTCGATCGCCTTCGGGCCGACGCCGGTGCCCGTGCACGCGCCGCCTGCCGTCGGGCTCGACGAGGTCACGAACGGGTAGGTGCCGTGGTCGAGGTCGAGGAGCGTTCCCTGCGCGCCTTCGAAGAGCACCCACTGTCCGGCGCGAAGCGCGCGGTTGATGACCGTGCTCGTCTCTGCGATGTGCGGCTTGATGCGCTTTGCGTACGCGAGGTACTCCTCGGCGATCTGCTCGACCGTGTAGGTCGGCAGCCCGTAGACCTTCTCGAGGATGTCGTTCTTCTCCGGCAGCGCCGCCTCGAGCTTCTTCACGAAGATGTGCGGGTCTTGCAGGTCCTGCACGCGGAGCCCCATGCGGGAGGCCTTGTCCTGGTACGCAGGACCGATGCCGCGGCGCGTCGTGCCGATCTCCAGCTTGCCGAGCCGGCGCTCGCTCGCACCGTCGAGGTCGCGATGGTACGGCATGATGAGGTGCGCGTTGCACGATACGAGCAGCCGGTGCGTGGAGATGCCGTCGGCCTCGAGGCGGTCCATCTCTTCGAGCAGCACCTTCGGGTCGATGACGCAGCCGTTGCCAATGACGGGCGTGATGTGCGGGTACATGATGCCGCTCGGGATGAGGTGCAGCTTGAGCGTGCGGCCTGCGTGGATGACGGTGTGCCCCGCGTTGTTGCCGCCCTGGAAACGGACGACGTAGTCGAAGTCGTCAGCGAGGAGATCCGTGATCTTGCCCTTGCCTTCGTCGCCCCACTGAGCGCCGACGAGCACGATGCCTGGCATGCGTGGTAACTCCCGTGCGTGCTCGGCCCCGCGGACACCCTAGCCGCTCCCAGGCCGTGCGGCCACGCCCACCCGACGGACCGCTTCGCCCACCTGTGGCGGGCGCGTGGCAAGTATGCCAGCAGGGGCGGTTGAGCGCTAGTGGCGCGCCGTGCCGGCGCGCCACGCACACGCTTACTGCTCGACCTCGCACACTCGCACGATCGTCTTGTCACCTGCTCCCGCCTCGGCACCCGATGTGTCGTTCACCATCACGAACCGCTTGGCGTCATACCCCTGAGCCAGCCATATCTGCCAAGTGCCGTCCGTCGCCGGCCTCGATTCGTACAGCGTGAAGCACGTCTTGTGCGCCGGGTCGAACCCACGGATGCGCTGGATCTCGCGGGGCTCGCCGCCGGCGGTCCGCTCGACGCGAAGCGTCTCGTAGAACACGTACGGTCCGACCATCACCGGGTCGATGCCGTCGCCCTCGAGCACCCCGCGGGTCGTCTCGTCCGCGTAGAGCAGCGTGGTCTGGTCCGAGTCGGGCTCATCGAGCACCGCCCACGTCAGAGCGCTCCCGTGCACTTTCGGGAAGTGCGCGATGCGCGACGAGCCGTTGCGGGGATCGTACTCGCGAAGCACGGCTCCGTTCGCCGGATCGATGACTTTGACGACGACCGCCTCTCCCTTGTTGTCCACGTGCTGGCTGATGACGAGGCGCCCCTCGCTCTCCGACATCGTCGCGATGTTCGTGTCGGACTCGAAGACCGTGCGCACCTCGCCGTCCGGCAGCCGCCGGGCCTTGATGCGCGAGCCCCAGAGCGTCCCGTCCTGGTGACCGCTCGGGGCGCTGTTCGTCATCCAGAACACCTCGTCGCCGATGACTGCGAACAGGGGACGGTTCTGGATGGACGTGATGCTCTCATCCAGAAGGACGGGCTCGCTCACGGCCGCGCCGCCGTCTTGGATCTTGGCGGCGTACAGCTTCCACTGGCAATCGTACGGCTCCTTCTGCTCGTTGCCGCGCAGCTCCTCCCACACGATCCATCGATCCGAGCACCGCAGCCCCACGACGCCGTACAGCTTCTCCCGGTTCACCGCGTGCGCGCGGACCACAGCGCGCCTCCCGGTCTGCAGGTCGAGCAGCAGGATCGGCGCGTCGCCGAACAGCGTCGTCTCCGTTCCCGTGAACGCCGCGAACCGGTCGCTGAGCCCGCAGAGGTTCCAGCGGCCCGGCATCGGCCAGTCCTTCACCGACATCGGCGGCGGCGCAACCTCTGATGTCTCGATGGGGCGCTCGGCTTCGGCCGCCGCTTGCGTCGCGCTCGCGTTCGGCTTCGTCGGTGGACTCGATGCCGCCGTCCCCTTCGCGCACCCTGCCGCGCCCACCAGCACCGCCAGCGCGACGGCCGCCGCAATGCCGACCGCGCTCCGCCGACGCGTGCTCGCCTTCCTGCACGAACGCCCGGCTCCTGCTTCCATCCCCTCGTTCTCCCCTCGTGTCGGGGTGGGCCGCTGGAGCCCAGCGACCCACCCGATTGCCGTCAGTAGACGATCGCGTGCCTCGGATGCGCCATGATGCCCGACCCGACGACGCTCCGCTGATACGTCTTGTGTCCGTAGGTGTCCCCGCCGCCCGGACGATAGTACCGCTCGTCGTATGGATCGTTCACGCGCACCGTGTAGCTCCGCCAGTCGAACGCCTCGAGCGGGATGATGTGCCCTGCGTGGTCATACACGTAGTTGGGCCACACGTCTGCGTCGATCCGCACGTCCGTGGCCTCCGGATTGCCACGTACTTGCATCCCGTAGGCGATGCGGGTGTACACGTCGCTCAGGCTGGTGCAGGTGACGTACGTGTACGGGCGTCCCGTGAAGTACCTGAGCGCGTCGTCCACGAGCGAGAAGTCCGTGGCCTTGTTGACGTCGGTGCCCAGGAACCTCGCGATGTCGTCCTGCGACGGGCAGTCGCCCCAGTAGTCTGCGATGATCTGCACGGTCGCAGGGCCGCAGTAGTAGTTGGTCTCCTGCCGGTGGCTCGGCGTCCAGAAGTAGCGGTACGGAGCATCGATCACGGTCGGCTGAACGGCCGAGGCGGTCTTCCCGCCTGTGCGCCGCAGCCACGCCTGGTACTGCTGCTCGATCGCGACATCTGCCGCGCTGACGACGTTCTTCGTGTCCGTCCGCCCATCGCCGGTGTCCGCGAGCGCGAGCGCCGGATGCGCCAGAAGCGCGATGGCAACGGCCGCTGCGACCGCAGCTTTGTTGAGTCTCATCGTGTCCCCCTTCGGTCTCGGTGATCCTGCTTCCCGAGGCGTCGCCGACGAGGAGCGCCCGGCTCGCTCGAGGGCCCGTCGAGGTTCCCCTGCGCTCGGCACGCCCCTCACGCGCACCGAGCCCGAGGCGACGCTACCAGGGAGGCATTAACGCGACCTTGCCGCGAACTCAACGCCCGCAGCAGTGACGGCGACGCTGCGCCGGCTGTGCTCCGGGGCGGCCCGCCGGATCGCCGACCCGCGCGATGCAGCGCGGGCCCGCTCGCATCGAACGGACCCGCGCGTGCCACCGCGATTGTGGACGTCTAGTGGAGAAGTCCCTGGATCGTCGTCCGAACGGCCGGACTCAACGCGCCCGCGCCTCCGAAGAAGCGGACCTCCTCGATCGCGTCTTTGTTCGCGATCAGCGCGTCGCGCGTCGCCGGACGGACGCTCGTAGACGGGGTGAGCAGCAGAACCGAGCCCAGACGCCCCTGCGCAGCGCCGCCCGATATCCCGTCAGGGAAGTTCTCTCCCGTGGCGATACCAAGGCGCCGCCACGAAAGCCACCCGTTTGAAACGGCGTGCCCCGCCACCAGCGCGGACGTCTCGTAGCGGTCAGCGCCGCCGAGCCGCGTCACGGCCGCTCCGAGCGTTCCCTGGAGCGCAGACGCCACGCTCGCTGGCACGGCTCCGGTGCCGCCGATGATGATGGCGGTGTCGACGCCTGCCGCCTGCATCGCGTGCAGGTCAGCAGACCGGAGCCCTGTCGGCGAGGCCAGGAATATCGGCCACCCTTTGCCCGCCGCAAGCGGGGCCGCAGACAGCGCGTCCGGGAAGTTCCCTCCGGTGGTCACGATCGCCGTGCCGTCCCACGCACACCCGTAGAACGACAGGGTCTCGGCAGCTATCAAGCGTGCCGTCTCGTACCGGTCGACGCCACCGATGCGCCGCACGTTCGCGTCGCCCAGAACCGCCTTGAGCGCGCTCTCCGCTGCGGGGCTGACCGCACCGGGGCCGCCGAGGAGCACGGCGTGCGAGGCCCCGAGCCGAGCGATCTCCTCGGCGACGCCGGGAGACAGCGCAAAGGGCGAGGTCAGCAGTATCGGCGATTCGTACGCGCCCGCGAGGGAGGAGCCAACGAGAGCGTCGGACCAGGCATAGCTGCTGGCCACCACGACGGTGTCGACCGAGCCGGTCGGGAAGGAGGACCTTGAGACCGCCAGTGCCGTTTCGACACGGCGCGGGCCCTCCAACGCTGTGTACGCAGTCGGTGCCGGCAAGACCGTGAAGGACGCCGTCCGCGTCGGCTCGACGTTGCCGGCCGCGTCGACCGACCAATACTCGAGCAGGTGAGCGCCCTTGGCCTCCGTCTCCACGGATCCGCCCTTCGACGCCGCGCCGCCGTCGAGCCGCCACCACGTCGACGCGACGCCAGAGAGCGCGTCAGCGCCGCTGAGGTGCACGACGGCCTCCCCGACGTACGCGCTGCTCGCATCATCGACCGTCGTCGGCGGCGTGTCGTCGATCAGCAGCGCAACGGTGTTCGTGGCCTCGACGTTCCCAGACGCGTCCTCCGACCAGAACTCGACGGTGTGCGTGCCCTCCCCGCTCACGTCCACAGGCGCGACGTACGCTTGCGGAGCGGCGCCGTCGACGGCCAGGTAGGTGGCCGCGACGCCCGTCAGCGTGTCGGTGGCCTCGAGCGACACCGAGAACGGGCCGGGGTGCCACAGGTCGTCC
This window encodes:
- the purD gene encoding phosphoribosylamine--glycine ligase, coding for MRVLVVGGGGREHAIVRALAESRHAPELFCAPGNGGTAEIAMNVPVDLEDPGNVLEVVNRIGGVDLVVVGPEAPLVSGLANLLAASGVPCFGPKASAAELEGSKWFAKRLMLEHGIPTAPAEMFENREDAGAYLAEHGAPIVVKADGLAAGKGVTVARDLETAMHAIEECFSGAFGDAGEVVVLEDLLEGQECSLLAFTDGTTVVPMVPAQDHKRVRDNDEGPNTGGMGAYSPVPTVDDATLAEMTSILERTVAALREQGIVYQGVLYGGFMLTDDGPKVLEFNVRFGDPEAQVVLPRLKTDLLDVMLAVASGTLADVPIEWRDEAALTVVLASGGYPGSYEKGKPISGIDAAQTVPGVTVYHAGTKRGDNGTIYTDGGRVLDVTAVAPTLAEARERAYEAVAKISFEGMQYRTDIGARALAEA
- a CDS encoding adenylosuccinate synthase; this translates as MPGIVLVGAQWGDEGKGKITDLLADDFDYVVRFQGGNNAGHTVIHAGRTLKLHLIPSGIMYPHITPVIGNGCVIDPKVLLEEMDRLEADGISTHRLLVSCNAHLIMPYHRDLDGASERRLGKLEIGTTRRGIGPAYQDKASRMGLRVQDLQDPHIFVKKLEAALPEKNDILEKVYGLPTYTVEQIAEEYLAYAKRIKPHIAETSTVINRALRAGQWVLFEGAQGTLLDLDHGTYPFVTSSSPTAGGACTGTGVGPKAIDRVLGIAKAYITRVGSGPFPTELHDETGELLTRVGGEYGTTTGRQRRCGWYDAVIVRYAVQVNGLTDLAITKLDVLSGLKTIKVCVAYEHDGRRYNDLPCHQSIFHHARPIYEELPGWDEDISGCRTFEELPKAARDYITFLEDLAEVPISIIAVGPSREQTIMRRWEGRM
- a CDS encoding C39 family peptidase — protein: MRLNKAAVAAAVAIALLAHPALALADTGDGRTDTKNVVSAADVAIEQQYQAWLRRTGGKTASAVQPTVIDAPYRYFWTPSHRQETNYYCGPATVQIIADYWGDCPSQDDIARFLGTDVNKATDFSLVDDALRYFTGRPYTYVTCTSLSDVYTRIAYGMQVRGNPEATDVRIDADVWPNYVYDHAGHIIPLEAFDWRSYTVRVNDPYDERYYRPGGGDTYGHKTYQRSVVGSGIMAHPRHAIVY
- a CDS encoding cell wall-binding repeat-containing protein, with translation MMRPVTVAVKTSLPETPTIDSTAVVSPGAVRLTWLDATPPDLESTWGNPANEIGFRVERAPVDASGTVGTFEEIGRSLANHPAFSDPGVSVGNTYAYRVIAFNESGETTSEPVTIGPVVDDTTPLTTSNVDDLWHPGPFSVSLEATDTLTGVAATYLAVDGAAPQAYVAPVDVSGEGTHTVEFWSEDASGNVEATNTVALLIDDTPPTTVDDASSAYVGEAVVHLSGADALSGVASTWWRLDGGAASKGGSVETEAKGAHLLEYWSVDAAGNVEPTRTASFTVLPAPTAYTALEGPRRVETALAVSRSSFPTGSVDTVVVASSYAWSDALVGSSLAGAYESPILLTSPFALSPGVAEEIARLGASHAVLLGGPGAVSPAAESALKAVLGDANVRRIGGVDRYETARLIAAETLSFYGCAWDGTAIVTTGGNFPDALSAAPLAAGKGWPIFLASPTGLRSADLHAMQAAGVDTAIIIGGTGAVPASVASALQGTLGAAVTRLGGADRYETSALVAGHAVSNGWLSWRRLGIATGENFPDGISGGAAQGRLGSVLLLTPSTSVRPATRDALIANKDAIEEVRFFGGAGALSPAVRTTIQGLLH